In the genome of Verrucomicrobiota bacterium, the window GCCGGGGAAACTTGGGGGCCCGGCCCCAGCCGCCTTGTTCGCGATCGTAGCCGCGTTGGAGCTCTTCCAAGGCCCGCGGGAGGAGATGGCTGGCCAGTTCGGGGTCCGGGGAGGGTGGGTCGGCGGCCAGGGCGTGGCGCAGTTGCTGGGCCGTCTGGGCGCCGTGCTGACGCACTTTGGCCCGCTCGTGGGTCCAGGTGTGGTGGAGGCTTTCCAAGACCATGGTGAAGCTGGCGCGGCCGTGGGCAGGCTGGGGCGGGAAGTAGGTCCCTCCGTAGAAGGGCTCGAGTTCCGGGGTGAGGAAGAGATGGAGAGGCCAGCCGCCGCCTTCGCTGGACAGGGCTTGGTAGGCGGCCATGTAGATTTGGTCCACATCGGGGCGCTCTTCGCGGTCCACCTTGATCGACACGAAGTGCTGATTGAGAAGGGCGGCGATGGCTTCGCTCTCGAAGGATTCGCGCTCCATGACATGACACCAGTGGCAGGTGGAGTAGCCGATGCTGAGGAGGATGGGCCGATCCAGTTCCCGGGCGCGAGCGAAGGCCGCTTCCCCCCAGGGATACCAGTCCACCGGATTGTGGAGGTGCTGGCGGAGGTAGGGGGAGGCTTCCCCGGCGAGGTGATTGGGCGGGTGGGGCATGGGGGTGGATCGAAGTGGCTATCGGCGGGACGGAGCTAGCCCATTCATACGACCAATGAACGATTTAGGCAGATTTCTGGCAATCGAAGACTGGCCAAGCGAAATGTTCGATCGTAGGGCGAGGGATGAGTTCCTGGAACCGTTACCTCGATTGTTTGGTCCGCTACGAAGACCTCGGCTTTTCTCTCGACTACTCCCGCATGAGCTTCGGGGAGGATTTCTTCCATGCCATGGCTCCGGCTTGCGAGCGGGCCTTTTCTGATATGACGAAGTTGGAGGCGGGAGAGATCGCCAATCCAGACGAGGGGCGCATGGTGGGCCACTATTGGCTGCGTCGTCCGGACTTGGCTCCCAGCGAGCTGGCGGCCGAGATCGAAGCCGATTTGGCCAATGTGAAGGCCTTCGCGGCTGCCGTGCACCAGGGGGAAGTGGCGACCCCTGCCGGCCAGAAGTTCACGCGGGTCCTGCTGGTGGGGATCGGGGGTTCCGCGCTCGGCCCGCAGTTGGTCACCGAAGCCTTGACCGGCCATGACGCGGCGCTTTCGATTTCCTTTTTCGACAACACCGATCCCGACGGGTTTGATAAGATCCTGGCGGCCATTGGGAGCGAGTTGGCTACCACCTTGACGGTCGTGATTTCGAAATCGGGCGGCACCAAGGAGACCCGCAACGGCATGCTGGAAGCGGAAGCGGCCTACCAAAGGGCGGGCCTCGACTTTCCGAAATACGCGGCTGCCGTCACGGGAACGGGCAGCCAGCTCGATCAGCACGCTCAGTCTCAAGGCTGGATCAAGCGCTTTCCCATGGCGGACTGGGTCGGAGGCCGGACCTCGGTCATGAGTGTGGTGGGCTTGGTCCCAGCGGCCCTCCAAGGGGTGGACCTGGATGCCTTTCTCGCGGGGGCCGCGGCCATGGATGCCAAGACGCGGACCCTGCCCACTCAAGAAAATGCCGCTATGATTTTGGCGCTCATGTGGTTCTACGCCGGGGGAGGGCGAGGGGCCAAGGACATGGTCGTCCTGCCCTACAAGGACCGCCTGGTGCTCTTTTCGAAATACCTCCAGCAACTGGTGATGGAGTCCTTGGGCAAGGAGCACGATCTCGATGGCAAGCTCGTTCATCAGGGAATCGCGGTCTACGGGAACAAGGGTTCGACCGACCAGCATGCCTATGTCCAACAGCTCCGGGATGGAGTGAACAATTTCTTTGCGACCTTCATCGAGGTCCGCGAGGCCCGGAGTGGCGAGTCCATGGAGGTCGATCCCGGAGCGACCAGCGGCGATTACTTGCAAGGATTCCTCCGCGGGACCCGCTCGGCCCTCAGTGGCAGTGGTCGCGAGAACCTGACCTTGAGTATCCCACAGGTGGATGCCGCCAACCTGGGGCTTTTGATCGCTCTCTTCGAACGGGCGGTCAGCTTCTACGCCAGTTTGGTCAACATCAATGCCTACCACCAACCGGGAGTGGAGGCGGGCAAGAAGGCCGCCACGCAATTCCTGGATCTGCTCGGCCGGGTCAAGGGCGCCCTTCGGGCGGAGGCCTGCCCAGCGGAGACGGTGGCGGAGGCTTTGGGGGCCGAGACCGAAGATGTCTACCACTGCCTGACTCACTTGGCTGCCAATGGGGTGGCGGTGCGGCAGGCAGGAGCGGGACCAGCGGAAGACAGCTTTTCGCTCGCCTAACGCTCTTGGGTTGATGTCCCCAGACCGGGAAAAAGGCAATCGAGCGAAAGTCCAGGCCCACGCCAGTGAGCAGCTTCTCCCAGCCAAGAAGCGGAGCCGCTCGCGCACGGAGCTGATCCGCGTTTACAAGCGGTTCCTCAAGCTGGAGGAATACCGCATCCGGATGGCTCACAAGGCGGGCGAGGGAGGGATCGAGATCTGCCAGCGACGCTCCTCCTTGCTCGATGTGGTCTTGGTGAATCTCTTCGAGACGGCGCTTTTGGAGGAGAATGGGGGCAAACGCCAAGTGGCCCACATCGCCATGGTGGCCACCGGAGGCTACGGCCGGGGTCTTCTCAATCCCTCCAGTGACATCGATCTCCACTTCATCGTGGGCTCCGCCTCGCTCCCCAAAAGCACTCAGGACTTCATCGAAGAGATTCTCTACATGCTTTGGGACGTGGGCTTCAAGGTGGGGCATGCCACCCGCACGCTCAAGCAGACTCTACAGCAAGCCAGTGCAGATAACCAGACCAAGTCTTCTCTCATCGAGGCGCGCTTTCTTTGGGGCAAGCAAGCGCTCTTTGACTCCCTGCAAGCAAGCTTTCGCAAGAGCTGCATCGACCGCAAGGAGGCCGACTACTTGAAAATCCGCGTGGACGATATCCGGACCCGTCGCAAGAAATGGTTCAATACGGTCTTCTTGCAGGAACCCAATGTGAAGCAGAGTGCCGGGGGCCTGCGCGATTACCAAAACATGATCTGGATCACCTGGGTCAAGCGCAACACGCTCGATCTTCAGGTCTTGGTGGAGGAGGGCTATCTGGCCGAGCGGAGTTTCAATGAATTGCAGCGGGCCTATGACTTCCTTCTGCGAGTGCGCAATGAGCTGCATTATGAGTATGGGCGGGGCAATGACCTCTTGACCCTCCAAATGCAGGGCGTGGTCGCCAAGAATTTCGCCTACCCTCAGCACACCATCCTCCGGAAGATTGAGGCTTTTATGCGGGATTACTACACCCACACGCGGGCCTTACTTCATCATGTGAACGCGGTCTTGGATGCCTTCCAAATCGAGGTGGAGGAGGAAGAGCGGGAAGGTTTTCGCGGGCTCTTCTCCCTCAAAAACGCTCGGGAAGAACACTTTGATGGGTTCTTCTCCCGCGAGAGCCGGATCTTCCCAGAGCACGATGAGATCTTCTTTCAGGACCCCGGGCGCATCATGCGGGTCTTCCAGCACACCCAGCTCCGCTACCTGCGCTTCTCGCCCGAGCTGGTGCAGCTCTTCACGGCGCAGCTGCTGAAGGTCGATCAGGAATTCCGCTACCACGCCGACCACCGGGCCGTTTTTGAATCGATCCTGAGCCGCAAAGGCGAGGTCGGTCCGACGCTTCGCCGGATGCATCGGCTGGACTTT includes:
- a CDS encoding glucose-6-phosphate isomerase gives rise to the protein MSSWNRYLDCLVRYEDLGFSLDYSRMSFGEDFFHAMAPACERAFSDMTKLEAGEIANPDEGRMVGHYWLRRPDLAPSELAAEIEADLANVKAFAAAVHQGEVATPAGQKFTRVLLVGIGGSALGPQLVTEALTGHDAALSISFFDNTDPDGFDKILAAIGSELATTLTVVISKSGGTKETRNGMLEAEAAYQRAGLDFPKYAAAVTGTGSQLDQHAQSQGWIKRFPMADWVGGRTSVMSVVGLVPAALQGVDLDAFLAGAAAMDAKTRTLPTQENAAMILALMWFYAGGGRGAKDMVVLPYKDRLVLFSKYLQQLVMESLGKEHDLDGKLVHQGIAVYGNKGSTDQHAYVQQLRDGVNNFFATFIEVREARSGESMEVDPGATSGDYLQGFLRGTRSALSGSGRENLTLSIPQVDAANLGLLIALFERAVSFYASLVNINAYHQPGVEAGKKAATQFLDLLGRVKGALRAEACPAETVAEALGAETEDVYHCLTHLAANGVAVRQAGAGPAEDSFSLA